The genomic window GCGTGGAGGTAATCTGCAGTTCGCCACTGGCATCAACGATCAGCCAGGCCCAACCACTACCAAAACGGGTGGCCGCTGCATTGGAAAATTCTTCCTTGAATTTATCGAAGGAGGTAAAGCGTTTTTCAATAGCCGAAAGGAGTTTGTCAGAGGGCTGTCCGCCAGCATTGGGACCCATAATGGTCCAGAACATGCTGTGGTTCCATACCCCACCACCATTGTTACGCACTGCAACGGGATACTGGCTCATATTCTTGAACAGGTCAAGCAGGCCGACACTTTCCATTTCCGTTCCGGCAATGGCGTTGTTCAGGTTATTTACATAGCCCTGATGGTGCTTGGAATGATGGATTTCCATCGTCATCTGGTCAATGTAGGGTTCCAGTGCATCATAGGCGTAAGGCAATTCGGGTAAAGTGTATTTTCCATTCTGATCTTTCATAACTACGGGTTCTTTTGTTTGGTTATCATTCTCACTTTCTTTGACTGGTTGCTGGCAGGCACTCAGGGCCATTACCGATACAATTGCAACCATCATGATTTTGTTTAAGCGTTTCATTTGTCTTCTTTTTTTGGGTTGTTGAGCTTTTTCTTATCTGGACTCTGTCTAAATAACAATGTACACTCCATTTTGTTTAAAAAAACATCCAATAAAACCGTTTTGATCCTATTTGACTGACAACTAACAAACTGGAAGGTTAAAGAACCAATTGGCCTGATGAAGCCACCAGGCGGGGGACAGGAAAACAAAGAAAGCCGGTCTTAATCCACGCTAAGGTATGGAGCCACTTTTTGGAAGATCTCATCGGTTACCAGGTGAGAACGCCTGATGTCGGCAATGGACTGATAGGGTCCGTGTTGTTTTCGGATGGCGACCAGTGAATTGGCCAGGTTGCTGCTGATATAAGGATGCCTGACCAGATCGGCCCATTCGGCCTGGTTGATATTGATTTTATGGGTGAGGGTGGTGTCGACCATCAGGTTCTCCCGAATGCCGTTCAGGCGAAGGCTGTCCATCCCATAGACCTCCAGGAGTTGATCCAGGTAACGGTAGCCTCCCAACTTTTCGCGGTAGCTAACAATTCTCCTGCTGAACACCGGACCTATACCATAGAGTTTCATTAGCTCAGTGGTATCGGCAGTGTTCAGGTTCACCTGCAGTGAAGCGCGGTTTTCTATTGCGGCAGATGCCGCAGCGGGGTTTTCTGCAAGGGTTTGTTCCTGGGCCTGTGATTCTCTGGAAGGCAGTAGAATAAAGGGCTCCAACTGGCTGTACATTTCATCAGTGACCAGGTAAAGCCGGCTGACGTCTTCTTTATAGCGGAAGGAACCACCCGCATTTTCATAATTCCTGATTGACCGGGCCACATAGGCGGGTATGCCCATTTTCTCCCAGTCTTCGACCGACAAATGATTGGGGTTAAAGGGGAAAGGTGAAAGCAGAACGGGTTGGTTCTCGGCCGGGCGGTTATAAGATCTTTTGGCCTGGCTTTCCTTTTCTTCATTGGCCTGCATTGCCGCAAGCCGTT from Bacteroides sp. includes these protein-coding regions:
- a CDS encoding helix-hairpin-helix domain-containing protein, with product MSWKDLFYFTRAQRNGIIVLLILILAVAFAPAVYRSFYKPPPGDSEAFLLAVEDFEERLAAMQANEEKESQAKRSYNRPAENQPVLLSPFPFNPNHLSVEDWEKMGIPAYVARSIRNYENAGGSFRYKEDVSRLYLVTDEMYSQLEPFILLPSRESQAQEQTLAENPAAASAAIENRASLQVNLNTADTTELMKLYGIGPVFSRRIVSYREKLGGYRYLDQLLEVYGMDSLRLNGIRENLMVDTTLTHKININQAEWADLVRHPYISSNLANSLVAIRKQHGPYQSIADIRRSHLVTDEIFQKVAPYLSVD
- a CDS encoding superoxide dismutase; this translates as MKDQNGKYTLPELPYAYDALEPYIDQMTMEIHHSKHHQGYVNNLNNAIAGTEMESVGLLDLFKNMSQYPVAVRNNGGGVWNHSMFWTIMGPNAGGQPSDKLLSAIEKRFTSFDKFKEEFSNAAATRFGSGWAWLIVDASGELQITSTPNQDNPLMDVADVKGMPILGVDVWEHAYYLKYQNRRPEYLGNFWNVINWNEVERRYEEAVK